In the Gaiellales bacterium genome, GCTCAGGGCGCGCAGCTCGGCCCGGGTGGCCTGCTCGACCCGGCCGATCTTGATCTCCGCCTCGGCCAACTGCGGCAGGAGGGCGCTCTCGTACAGGTCGGACTGCATCCGCACCTGGTCGCGGACGCGGCTCGCGATCTCGTCGAGGGTCGTATGCGGGCTGCGGCCGTCGGGGGAGCGCACGTCGAGCCCGGAGGCCGCCTGGCGCTCCAGCCCGGCGACGCGCACCATGAAGAACTCGTCCAGGCCGGTGGAGATGAACGAGCACAGCCGGACGCGGTGGAGCAGCGGCACGGCCGCGTCCTGGCCGAGCTCGATGCAGCGCTCGTTCCAGTCGAGCCAGGAGAGCTCGCGGTTGAGGAACCGGTCCGGCGGCGCCTTGCGCCGGGTCGCGGCGGTGGCACGGCGGCGGCGAGGGGTTGCGAGGTCGGCCACGCCGGCTCCGGCCTCGCCCTTGTCCGCCGCGCTCGCCACCGGCCCTACCCGAACCGGCCCGTGACGTACGCCTCCGTGCGCTCGTCGGACGGGCGGGTGAAGAGCTGCACCGTGGGCGCGTGCTCCACCAAGATGCCGCAGCGGGAGCCCGACTCGGCCACGTCGACGCTGAAGAAGGCGGTCATGTCGGCGACCCGTGCAGCCTGCTGCATGTTGTGGGTCACGATGACAATCGT is a window encoding:
- the pstB gene encoding phosphate ABC transporter ATP-binding protein (ATP-binding protein; PstABCS is an ATP dependent phosphate uptake system which is responsible for inorganic phosphate uptake during phosphate starvation) — translated: QQQRLCIARALAIEPDVVLMDEPASALDPIATQRIEDLVAELKNDYTIVIVTHNMQQAARVADMTAFFSVDVAESGSRCGILVEHAPTVQLFTRPSDERTEAYVTGRFG